From the Alphaproteobacteria bacterium genome, the window AAATATGGGGGAATGGAACATTGGCTCCCCCTTTTCTTTCCCCAATGTGAGACTTTGCTTGATTATTTAACTGGCGCATCCATTTTTATAGAAGAAGGGAGCGAAGGCGCAACAATTTCACATCTTCAAACCATTAATGACTATTATCAAGCTCGTCTAATGCCGATTCCAGGTGAACACAGCTTACCGTATCGACCTTTACCCCCAGAATTATTGTATTGGACTGCTCAGGATTGGGAAAACTTCTTACAAACTAAAGCTTGGTCAAAAGTAACGCCATTTCAAGTGGAGAAAGCTCCTCAAGGTATTCCCGTAGAAGATTTTGAAGGCAAGGCTCTTCATGATTTGGGTTTATCGCAAAATATGCCAAGAAGTAAAGCATTTGAAATAGTGGCTCAAAAACTAAGAGAGGCAAGAGATGACAAAAAGCTTGTCATCTTGGCAAGCTTTACGGAAGGGGCAAGAGATCGTCTCCTGACAATTTTACAAGAGCATGAGATCCATAATGTGCAAGTGCAGGATTTCTGGCCAACAAAGATACCTCTTGATAATTTGAGTCAGAGTATTGCTCTTGTCTATCCCTTAGAGCGTGGATTTGAATTGCCGAATTTATTGGTGTTAAGCGAGCAAGACCTTCTAGGGGATCGAGTCGCCAGAGCAACATCTAAGCGCCGAAAAGCAGATCAATTTTTTCTGGAAGCAGCCCAATTGGCACCGGATAATTTGGTTGTCCACCGTGATCATGGGATTGGTCGTTATGAAGGATTAAAAACTATCGTGGTGGGTGGCGCTGCCCATGATTGTTTGTGCTTAATTTATGAGGGGGGCGATAAACTCTTCTTGCCTGTTGAAAACATTGAAATGATCACGCGGTATGGTGGGGAAGGGGCTGCGGCTCACTTAGATCGCTTGGGGAGTTCAGCGTGGCAAATGCGAAAAGCGAAAGTTAAGAAGCGCATCCGAGAAGTGGCAGACTATTTAATTAAAATTGCTGCGGAAAGAGCGCTTCACTCTGGGCAAATATTGGAAAAGCATCCCACTCAGTATGAAGAGTTTTGTTCGCGTTTTCCTTATGTGGAAACAGAAGATCAACAAAGAGCAATTGAGGAAGTCTTATCGGATATGTCTTCCGGAAAACCCATGGATCGGTTGGTTTGTGGAGATGTTGGATTTGGGAAAACAGAAGTTGCATTACGGGCAGCTTTTGTGGCCGTATCTCAAGGCAAACAAGTTGCCATTATTGTACCCACAACATTGTTATGTCGTCAGCACTATCGGACATTTCGAGATCGCTTCCAAGGATTCCCCTATCGAGTAGAACAAATTTCTCGATTGGTGAAAACAAGCCACGCTACAAAAGTTCGTCAAGAGATTGCGCAAGGCAAAGTTCCGATTATAATCGCAACCCATGGTTTATTATCTGACAAAACAATTTTTGCTGATCTGGGGTTATTGATTATTGATGAAGAACATCACTTTGGGGTCAAGCAGAAAGAAAAGCTAAAGAAATTGTGTGCAGATGTTCATGTATTGACCCTGACAGCGACACCCATTCCTCGCACACTTCAATTAGCGCTAAGTGGGGTGAGAGAAATGAGTCTCATCACAACGCCACCGATTGATCGCTTAGCGGTACGCACCTTTGTCATGCCTTTTGATCACGTTGTGATACGCGAAGCTATTTTGCGTGAATATTATCGAGGAGGTCAAATATTTTGCGTCAGCCCTCGGTTGGATGATCTAGCAAAACTTGAAACACAATTGAGAGAACTAACG encodes:
- the mfd gene encoding transcription-repair coupling factor, encoding MSLTQIYARVPDGAEAPLFHRLLSPGTVLYVCATEAKAQRLRDQLAIIASPNRLLYFPAWDCLPFDRVSSGLDVMTTRIDVLTTLLEKEQNYCLVTSVAALLQRLPPRSALEGQSFQIQSGQSTKRDELLRFLNQMGYVRSETVRESGEYAVRGGIVDFFPTGVADPVRVDFFGDEVDHLRSFDAMAQTSLKSLDKVVLKPVSELTLTAEGISHFRIRYRELFGAASDPLYEAISAGRKYGGMEHWLPLFFPQCETLLDYLTGASIFIEEGSEGATISHLQTINDYYQARLMPIPGEHSLPYRPLPPELLYWTAQDWENFLQTKAWSKVTPFQVEKAPQGIPVEDFEGKALHDLGLSQNMPRSKAFEIVAQKLREARDDKKLVILASFTEGARDRLLTILQEHEIHNVQVQDFWPTKIPLDNLSQSIALVYPLERGFELPNLLVLSEQDLLGDRVARATSKRRKADQFFLEAAQLAPDNLVVHRDHGIGRYEGLKTIVVGGAAHDCLCLIYEGGDKLFLPVENIEMITRYGGEGAAAHLDRLGSSAWQMRKAKVKKRIREVADYLIKIAAERALHSGQILEKHPTQYEEFCSRFPYVETEDQQRAIEEVLSDMSSGKPMDRLVCGDVGFGKTEVALRAAFVAVSQGKQVAIIVPTTLLCRQHYRTFRDRFQGFPYRVEQISRLVKTSHATKVRQEIAQGKVPIIIATHGLLSDKTIFADLGLLIIDEEHHFGVKQKEKLKKLCADVHVLTLTATPIPRTLQLALSGVREMSLITTPPIDRLAVRTFVMPFDHVVIREAILREYYRGGQIFCVSPRLDDLAKLETQLRELTPEIRIITAHGQMSATRLEEVMNAFYDRDYDLLLSTNIVESGIDIATANTLIIHRADLFGLAQLYQLRGRVGRGKTQGYAYLTLPEGKILTTNATKRLEVMQTLDNLGAGFSLASYDMDIRGTGNIVGEEQSGHMREVGVELYQHLLQEAILMVRAEQELGTTPDFEWAPQINLGASVLIPETYVADLSLRLGLYRRIAALENRDQIDIFASEMIDRFGSLPSEVSNLFELIEIKGFCRQANIEKLDIGPKGALMTFRNNKFRNIQGLLDFIQCQKGTAKIRPDHKLVIIRPWDSLEARMKGAKQICSFLSKLESTVPSHP